The Hymenobacter baengnokdamensis genome includes a region encoding these proteins:
- a CDS encoding aldose 1-epimerase family protein — MPTLTSATARVEVSTHGAELTSFVHLATGRDYIWPADPAQWARHAPLLFPIVGKLPNDSYLYEGQLYKLPQHGFARDQEFQLIRHEAGSLTFQLMASESSRAVFPFEFDLRVHYELRDTLLTVEWRVRNPAAAPHELLFSIGAHPAFRCPLRPEAGEQFSEYAFHFDHPVALRRQLLRGGLRTGETAPVATQPALLPLSYDLFADDALVFSHFDFTRLTLQKADKTGPFVRMQFDGFPYLGLWTKGPGAGFVCIEPWQGVASLAGPAQELRDKEGILTVVPGQTFVARYSIEIG, encoded by the coding sequence ATGCCTACCCTGACCTCTGCCACCGCCCGCGTCGAAGTTTCCACCCACGGTGCCGAGCTTACCAGCTTTGTGCACCTGGCTACGGGCCGCGATTACATCTGGCCCGCCGACCCGGCGCAGTGGGCGCGCCACGCGCCGCTGCTGTTTCCCATCGTAGGCAAGCTGCCCAATGACTCGTATCTGTATGAGGGCCAATTGTATAAGCTACCGCAGCATGGCTTTGCCCGCGACCAGGAATTTCAGCTCATCAGGCACGAGGCGGGCAGCCTCACGTTTCAGCTCATGGCCAGCGAAAGCAGCCGGGCCGTTTTCCCCTTCGAGTTTGACCTGCGGGTCCATTACGAGCTGCGCGATACCCTCCTTACCGTGGAGTGGCGCGTGCGCAACCCCGCCGCAGCGCCGCACGAGCTGCTATTTAGCATTGGGGCACACCCGGCGTTTCGCTGCCCGCTGCGGCCCGAGGCGGGCGAGCAATTCAGCGAGTATGCGTTTCATTTCGACCACCCCGTGGCGCTGCGCCGCCAGCTGCTGCGCGGCGGCCTGCGCACCGGCGAAACAGCTCCGGTGGCCACCCAGCCAGCACTTTTGCCGCTGAGCTACGACTTATTTGCCGACGATGCGTTGGTATTCAGTCACTTCGATTTTACGCGCCTTACCTTGCAGAAGGCCGATAAAACCGGCCCCTTCGTGCGCATGCAGTTCGACGGCTTTCCGTACCTCGGCCTCTGGACCAAAGGCCCCGGAGCCGGCTTCGTCTGCATTGAGCCCTGGCAGGGCGTGGCTAGTCTGGCCGGCCCCGCGCAGGAGCTGCGCGACAAAGAAGGCATCCTGACCGTAGTGCCCGGCCAGACGTTTGTTGCCCGCTATAGTATCGAAATAGGCTAA
- a CDS encoding AAA family ATPase has protein sequence MKKVSLTGPESAGKSTLAAQLAAHYGSVFVPEYAREYLEKNGARYALPDLETIAHSQLAAEDVAAAQATGLLFCDTDLLVLKIWAENAFGACPAWILAELTKPRYALTLLLAPDLPWTPDPLREHPDPAQRWHFYRLYLAELQSRGWPFAEISGPPAERLAQATTAVAALLAKR, from the coding sequence TTGAAAAAAGTCTCGCTTACCGGGCCCGAATCGGCGGGCAAGAGCACGCTGGCGGCGCAGCTGGCCGCGCACTACGGCAGCGTATTCGTGCCGGAATACGCCCGCGAGTACCTCGAAAAAAACGGCGCCCGCTACGCCCTGCCCGACCTCGAAACCATTGCCCACAGCCAGCTGGCCGCCGAAGACGTGGCCGCGGCCCAGGCCACCGGCCTGCTCTTTTGCGATACCGATTTACTGGTGCTGAAAATATGGGCTGAAAATGCTTTTGGCGCCTGCCCGGCCTGGATACTAGCCGAGCTGACTAAGCCGCGCTACGCCCTGACGCTGCTGCTGGCCCCCGACCTGCCCTGGACGCCCGACCCGCTGCGCGAGCATCCCGACCCGGCCCAGCGCTGGCACTTTTACCGGCTGTACCTGGCCGAGCTGCAAAGCCGGGGCTGGCCCTTTGCCGAAATCAGCGGGCCGCCCGCCGAGCGCCTGGCGCAGGCTACCACAGCCGTAGCCGCGCTGCTGGCAAAGCGCTAG
- the pnuC gene encoding nicotinamide riboside transporter PnuC, protein MLLFAFASLPADILAAVRATTGLEWAAVLTGFACVWLAARESLWNFPIAIVSCLLYVAIYHHAALYSDRNLQGLFIALSAYGWYEWLYGGRNKTPLAVTHTTPAEWLLSAAFAVAYTAGFGYYLRHHTDSAFPYLDSFTTGVSIVAQFLLMRKRLENWWLWILVDMVYVPILWAKHLYPTSLLYALYLALAIYGYWEWKKDAKRARVE, encoded by the coding sequence ATGCTGCTTTTTGCTTTTGCGAGCCTGCCCGCCGATATTCTGGCCGCCGTGCGCGCCACTACCGGCCTCGAATGGGCGGCCGTGCTCACGGGCTTTGCCTGCGTGTGGCTGGCGGCTCGCGAGTCGCTCTGGAATTTTCCAATTGCCATTGTCAGCTGCCTGCTCTACGTGGCCATCTACCACCACGCGGCGCTGTATTCGGACCGCAACCTGCAGGGTTTGTTTATTGCGCTCAGCGCTTATGGTTGGTACGAGTGGCTGTATGGCGGGCGCAACAAAACCCCGCTCGCCGTCACGCACACTACGCCAGCCGAGTGGCTGCTGTCGGCCGCCTTTGCCGTGGCCTACACGGCGGGCTTCGGCTACTACCTGCGCCACCACACCGACTCCGCCTTTCCGTACCTAGATAGCTTTACCACGGGCGTGAGCATTGTAGCGCAGTTTCTGCTCATGCGCAAGCGCCTCGAAAACTGGTGGCTCTGGATACTGGTTGATATGGTTTACGTCCCTATTCTGTGGGCCAAGCACTTGTATCCGACCAGCTTGCTGTATGCGCTGTATCTGGCGCTGGCTATTTATGGCTACTGGGAGTGGAAAAAGGATGCCAAAAGAGCGCGCGTAGAATGA
- a CDS encoding rhodanese-like domain-containing protein — protein sequence MLPDLTPAALHARLAAGEDIQLIDVREAREFDYCRIAGSALIPLGEIPRRAAEIRPTGPVVLICHHGVRSAQALGYLQHRLGRENLLNLRGGIDAWSREVDAGVPVY from the coding sequence ATGCTACCCGACCTGACGCCCGCCGCCCTGCACGCCCGCCTTGCCGCCGGCGAGGATATTCAGCTTATCGACGTGCGCGAAGCACGGGAGTTCGACTACTGCCGCATCGCGGGCAGCGCGCTTATTCCGCTGGGCGAGATACCGCGCCGGGCGGCAGAAATCCGCCCCACGGGGCCGGTGGTGCTCATTTGCCACCACGGCGTGCGCTCGGCCCAGGCGCTGGGCTACTTGCAGCACCGCCTGGGCCGCGAAAATCTGCTTAACTTAAGAGGCGGTATCGATGCCTGGAGCCGCGAGGTCGATGCCGGCGTGCCGGTTTATTAA
- a CDS encoding YqjF family protein, which yields MSTPTLPDRLALRERPAGRALMHQDWGDLLFMHWPVPADVIQPHLPERLQVDTYDGHAWLGVVPFRMWNVRSRVTPPVPGVREFLELNVRTYVHLNGVPGVWFFSLDATNALAVWAARTFFHLPYFRARLTLERPATERLHYTGHRVHNGAAPAHFTATWQLGEALPPSEPGSLAFFLTERYCLYAAGGHAPNYGDRLYRGRIAHQPWPLRAAELLHYDSSLVESHALPTPAGAPVLHAGGPLSVDLWRLQRV from the coding sequence ATGTCTACCCCTACCCTACCCGACCGCCTGGCTCTGCGTGAGCGCCCCGCCGGCCGGGCGCTGATGCACCAGGACTGGGGCGACCTGCTGTTTATGCACTGGCCCGTGCCGGCCGACGTTATCCAGCCCCACCTGCCTGAGCGCCTGCAGGTTGACACCTACGACGGGCACGCCTGGCTGGGCGTAGTGCCTTTTCGCATGTGGAACGTGCGCAGCCGAGTCACGCCGCCCGTGCCCGGCGTGCGGGAGTTTCTGGAGCTGAATGTGCGCACCTACGTGCACCTCAATGGCGTGCCGGGCGTGTGGTTTTTCTCGCTCGATGCCACCAATGCGCTGGCCGTGTGGGCGGCGCGCACTTTTTTTCACCTGCCCTACTTCCGGGCGCGGCTCACGCTGGAGCGGCCCGCAACCGAGCGCCTGCACTACACCGGCCACCGCGTGCACAACGGCGCCGCGCCGGCCCACTTCACCGCTACCTGGCAGCTGGGCGAGGCCCTGCCGCCGAGTGAACCCGGCTCGCTGGCCTTTTTCCTGACCGAGCGCTACTGCCTGTACGCGGCTGGCGGGCACGCCCCAAATTACGGCGACCGGCTTTACCGGGGCCGCATCGCGCATCAGCCCTGGCCGCTGCGGGCTGCCGAGCTGCTGCACTATGATTCATCGCTGGTTGAAAGCCACGCGCTGCCGACCCCGGCAGGCGCGCCTGTGCTGCACGCGGGCGGCCCGCTCAGCGTGGATTTGTGGCGCTTGCAGCGGGTGTAA
- the hrpB gene encoding ATP-dependent helicase HrpB, translating into MIYPNLPVVAALPELLAALETNSRAVLEAPPGAGKTTVVPLALLAASWRQPAQKILVLEPRQLATRAAAARLAQLLGEPVGRTVGYRVRLDSKVSADTRIEVITEGILTRMLQDDPALEDVACIVFDEYHERSLNADLGLALALDAQAVLRPELRILLMSATLEAQRLGQWLPAPVVSSAGFLFPVETRYLDPRRAAALPHKPGERLAELVPSQVRAALAAHEGDVLVFLPGVADLQRIEKRLYDTLPADTTLHLLHGELPLEAQDAALRPAPAGQRKVILATSIAETSLTIEGVRVVIDGGYARVPRFAPRTGFTSLETLPVARASADQRRGRAGRLAPGTCYRLWTEAEQHLLPAHRPPEIHSADLSGLILELALWGTHDPASLRWLDVPPAAAAAQARELLLLLGALESVAKEIENGVLKVNTSVKILAQSSSFNASPLTFNTSSNPTAHGRQLARLGLPPRLGHLVVRGTELGYGPAAAALAALLAERDLLRWATPNDPRPLPPDLRLRLEAFASGRPPLPGLALHHATLQRVRDVARHLQSRLGVKNTLAPTSFASAPLGLLTALAYPDRLAQREGADRLRLVTGQRVSLRTEEVDPQAEFFAVAFLAGTATAPRATLAAPLDKEELETAFGEQIATTEEVRFDPASQRVTGRRVRRLGALLLAESIIGQPNAALVAQALLSYLQEAGLEKLSWTPAARQLQQRLEFLRWHFPAATPDAWPAFDEEALRADLPAWLGPHLNGLRSLDQVQRLDLTEPLLARLPGGWAQRQQLDRLAPATLEVPSGSHVTLDYADPAAPVLAVKLQELFGLTETPAVAAGKVPLLLHLLSPGGRPAQVTRDLRSFWEKGYFEVRKDLKGRYPRHPWPDEPMKHIPTRLTKKRLGTS; encoded by the coding sequence TTGATTTATCCCAATCTGCCCGTTGTAGCTGCCCTGCCCGAGCTGCTGGCGGCGCTCGAAACCAACTCCCGCGCCGTGCTCGAAGCGCCGCCCGGCGCCGGCAAAACAACGGTAGTACCCCTGGCGCTGCTGGCCGCGAGCTGGCGCCAGCCGGCCCAAAAAATTCTGGTGCTGGAGCCGCGCCAGCTGGCTACCCGCGCCGCCGCAGCCCGCCTGGCGCAGCTGCTGGGCGAGCCGGTGGGCCGCACCGTGGGCTACCGCGTGCGCCTCGACAGCAAAGTGAGCGCCGATACACGCATTGAGGTTATTACCGAAGGTATCCTGACGCGCATGCTGCAGGACGACCCGGCGCTGGAAGACGTGGCCTGTATCGTGTTTGATGAATATCACGAGCGCAGCCTGAACGCCGACCTGGGCCTGGCGCTGGCCCTCGACGCGCAGGCCGTGCTGCGGCCCGAGCTGCGCATCTTGCTCATGTCGGCCACGCTGGAGGCGCAGCGGCTGGGCCAGTGGCTGCCCGCACCCGTGGTATCGTCGGCGGGTTTTTTGTTTCCCGTCGAGACCCGGTACCTCGACCCGCGCCGCGCGGCCGCTTTACCCCACAAGCCCGGCGAGCGCCTGGCCGAGCTGGTGCCCAGCCAGGTGCGGGCCGCCCTGGCGGCGCACGAGGGCGACGTGCTGGTATTTCTGCCCGGCGTGGCTGACCTGCAACGCATAGAAAAAAGACTATATGACACCCTGCCGGCTGACACAACCCTGCACCTGCTGCACGGCGAGCTGCCGCTCGAAGCCCAGGATGCCGCCCTGCGGCCCGCGCCAGCTGGCCAGCGCAAGGTTATTCTGGCCACCAGCATCGCCGAAACCAGCCTTACCATTGAGGGTGTGCGGGTAGTGATTGACGGTGGCTATGCGCGGGTGCCGCGCTTTGCGCCGCGCACGGGCTTCACCTCGCTCGAAACCCTGCCCGTGGCCCGCGCCAGCGCCGACCAGCGCCGGGGCCGCGCCGGCCGCCTGGCGCCCGGCACCTGCTACCGCCTCTGGACCGAGGCCGAGCAGCACCTGCTACCAGCGCACCGCCCGCCCGAAATTCATAGCGCTGACCTTAGCGGCCTAATATTAGAGCTGGCCCTGTGGGGCACGCATGACCCGGCCAGCCTGCGCTGGCTCGATGTGCCGCCAGCGGCAGCCGCGGCCCAGGCCCGTGAGCTGCTGCTGCTGCTCGGGGCTTTGGAGAGCGTAGCTAAAGAAATTGAAAATGGCGTGTTAAAAGTTAACACCTCGGTCAAAATCCTGGCTCAGTCCTCGTCTTTTAACGCTTCACCGTTAACTTTTAACACCTCTTCAAATCCCACGGCCCACGGCCGCCAGCTGGCCAGGCTGGGACTGCCGCCGCGCCTCGGCCACCTTGTGGTGCGGGGCACTGAGCTGGGCTACGGCCCGGCGGCCGCTGCGCTGGCTGCCCTGCTGGCCGAGCGCGACCTGCTACGCTGGGCCACGCCCAACGACCCGCGCCCGCTGCCTCCCGACCTGCGCCTGCGCCTCGAAGCATTTGCCAGCGGCCGGCCACCACTGCCCGGCCTGGCCCTGCACCATGCTACCTTGCAGCGCGTGCGCGATGTAGCCCGCCACCTGCAAAGCCGGCTGGGGGTCAAAAATACCTTGGCGCCCACCTCTTTTGCTTCGGCACCCCTCGGGCTACTCACGGCCCTGGCCTATCCCGACCGGCTGGCGCAGCGCGAAGGGGCCGACCGCCTGCGTCTCGTAACGGGCCAGCGCGTAAGTCTGCGCACCGAGGAGGTAGACCCGCAAGCCGAATTTTTTGCCGTGGCTTTCCTGGCGGGCACCGCTACTGCCCCCCGCGCCACGCTGGCCGCGCCACTCGATAAGGAAGAGCTGGAAACCGCTTTTGGCGAGCAAATCGCCACCACGGAGGAAGTACGCTTCGACCCCGCCAGCCAGCGCGTGACGGGCCGGCGCGTGCGCCGGCTGGGCGCCCTGCTGCTGGCCGAAAGTATCATTGGCCAGCCCAACGCCGCACTGGTAGCGCAAGCCTTGCTGAGCTATTTGCAGGAGGCAGGCCTCGAAAAGCTGAGTTGGACGCCCGCCGCGCGCCAGCTGCAGCAGCGACTGGAGTTTTTGCGCTGGCATTTCCCGGCGGCCACGCCCGATGCCTGGCCGGCATTCGACGAGGAAGCGCTGCGGGCCGATTTGCCCGCCTGGCTGGGCCCTCACCTCAACGGCCTCAGGAGCCTCGACCAGGTACAGCGCCTCGACCTCACTGAGCCGCTGCTGGCACGGTTGCCCGGCGGCTGGGCCCAGCGCCAGCAGCTGGACCGCCTCGCGCCCGCCACCCTGGAAGTACCCAGTGGTTCGCATGTTACCCTCGACTATGCCGACCCCGCCGCGCCGGTGCTCGCCGTGAAGCTACAGGAGCTGTTTGGCCTCACCGAAACGCCTGCCGTAGCCGCCGGCAAGGTGCCGCTCTTACTGCATCTGCTATCGCCGGGTGGGCGGCCGGCACAGGTAACCCGCGATTTGCGCAGCTTCTGGGAGAAAGGCTATTTTGAGGTACGCAAAGACCTGAAAGGCCGCTACCCCCGGCACCCATGGCCCGATGAGCCCATGAAGCACATTCCTACCAGGCTTACCAAAAAGCGGCTCGGAACGTCCTAG
- a CDS encoding oxidoreductase: MTKHWFITGVSTGFGKHLAELALAKGDKVAATFRQRAQADEFTRKAGPNGIGLVADVADEAAVKQAVAAAIEALGHLDVVVNNAGYGSMGPIEEVPDAEVQRQFDINVFGPLRVLRAVLPHLRQRKSGHILNITSIGGLRAFPGVGIYNGSKFALEGIGESLAAQVGPLGIHVTNVEPSGFRTDWAGRSATYTEPAIADYRATAGQNMANIQSYSGQQPGDPERAAQAMFDLVRLENPPLHLPLGKAAVKGALDKFTTIKAEIEQYAHIGNGADFPS; this comes from the coding sequence ATGACCAAGCATTGGTTTATTACCGGTGTCAGCACCGGCTTTGGCAAGCACCTGGCCGAGTTGGCGCTCGCCAAAGGCGACAAGGTAGCGGCCACCTTCCGCCAGCGGGCGCAGGCCGACGAGTTTACCCGCAAAGCTGGCCCCAACGGCATTGGCCTGGTAGCCGATGTGGCCGACGAGGCGGCCGTGAAGCAGGCCGTAGCTGCTGCCATTGAGGCGCTCGGGCATCTCGACGTAGTCGTTAACAACGCCGGCTACGGCTCGATGGGGCCCATTGAAGAAGTGCCTGATGCCGAAGTGCAGCGGCAGTTCGACATCAACGTATTTGGTCCGTTGCGGGTGCTGCGGGCGGTGTTGCCCCACCTGCGCCAGCGCAAAAGCGGCCATATCCTCAACATCACCAGTATTGGCGGGCTGCGGGCTTTTCCTGGAGTGGGCATTTATAACGGCTCCAAGTTTGCGCTCGAGGGTATCGGGGAAAGCCTCGCGGCTCAGGTGGGGCCGTTGGGCATCCATGTCACCAATGTGGAGCCCAGTGGCTTCCGCACCGACTGGGCCGGGCGCTCGGCCACTTATACCGAGCCGGCCATTGCCGATTACCGGGCCACGGCCGGCCAGAACATGGCCAATATTCAGAGTTACAGCGGCCAGCAGCCCGGCGACCCCGAGCGCGCTGCCCAGGCCATGTTTGACCTCGTGCGCCTGGAAAACCCGCCGCTGCATCTGCCCCTTGGCAAAGCCGCCGTAAAGGGTGCCCTGGATAAGTTTACAACCATTAAGGCAGAAATTGAGCAGTACGCCCACATTGGCAACGGGGCCGATTTTCCGAGCTAG
- a CDS encoding FRG domain-containing protein produces the protein MPSLPPPAANDFEAQSWQQLQDLLFHETWDARLGRYRSPFVYRGMRSFGYTLSTSLQRLGGNYHLLEHHLLRNFRKYARDTTTPPSATVWDWLALAQHHGLPTRLLDWTYSPYVALHFATDDLNAYHQDGILWALNYVKAAEHLPPALRDALASEGSNVFTSELLAPVVPDLHALAGLKAKPFVLFLEPPSLDARIVHQYALFALMNTPEAALHEWLAQRPELYFRIRIPARLKWEIRDKLDQANITERVLMPGLGGLSRWLHRHYSAAQGRPATADGAELPG, from the coding sequence ATGCCCAGTTTGCCTCCGCCCGCTGCCAACGACTTCGAAGCCCAGAGCTGGCAGCAGCTGCAAGACCTGCTTTTTCACGAAACCTGGGATGCCCGCCTGGGGCGCTACCGCTCGCCTTTCGTGTATCGGGGTATGCGCAGCTTTGGCTATACCCTCAGCACCAGTTTGCAGCGCCTGGGTGGCAACTATCACCTATTGGAGCATCACCTGCTGCGCAACTTTCGCAAGTATGCCCGCGACACCACTACCCCACCCAGCGCCACGGTCTGGGACTGGCTGGCCCTGGCTCAACACCACGGCCTGCCCACCCGCCTGCTTGACTGGACCTACTCGCCCTACGTGGCCCTGCACTTTGCTACCGACGACCTGAATGCCTACCACCAGGACGGCATACTATGGGCCCTGAACTACGTAAAAGCAGCCGAGCACCTGCCCCCAGCCCTGCGCGACGCGCTGGCCAGCGAGGGCTCCAATGTATTTACTTCCGAGCTGCTGGCCCCCGTCGTGCCCGACCTGCACGCGCTGGCCGGCCTGAAGGCCAAACCTTTTGTGCTGTTTCTGGAGCCCCCCTCCCTCGATGCCCGCATCGTGCATCAGTACGCCCTGTTTGCCCTCATGAATACGCCCGAAGCCGCCCTGCATGAGTGGCTGGCGCAGCGCCCCGAGCTGTATTTCCGCATCCGCATTCCGGCCCGCCTGAAATGGGAAATACGCGATAAATTAGACCAGGCTAATATTACTGAGCGCGTATTAATGCCCGGCCTGGGCGGCCTGAGTCGCTGGCTGCATCGTCATTACTCAGCGGCCCAGGGCCGCCCGGCTACTGCCGATGGAGCCGAGCTACCCGGCTAG